A single Phragmites australis chromosome 4, lpPhrAust1.1, whole genome shotgun sequence DNA region contains:
- the LOC133914139 gene encoding beta-fructofuranosidase, insoluble isoenzyme 3-like, which produces MYYKGVYHLFYQYNPKGAVWGNIVWAHAVSTDLVDWVMLPPAIYPTAPFDINGCWSGSATVLPDGTPVIMYTGIDDQERQVQNVAYPKDLSDPYLREWVKPDYNPVIAPGPEVNATAFRDPTTAWQGPDGLWRLVIGTKDNHRGLAMLYRSRDFKRWGPARRALHSGDTGMWECPDFFPVTFPGEGGNGGTKHVLKVSLDLTRFEYYTFGQYDHATETYVPDAALADGNDGLRYDYGNFYASKTFLDTAKQRRILWGWANESDSTADDVRKGWAGVQAVPRKVWLAPDGKQLMQWPVTEIESLRGGHVNVTDRLVKAGEHFEVTGVASPAQADVEASFEVMDLDKAEPFDPAWRTADAQTVCAARGADAKGGVGPFGLWVLASDEFKERTAVFFRVFKGRDGGKHVVLMCNDPSMSSHADNLYRPTFAGFVDVDIAKTGGKIPLRTLVDHSVVESFGGHGKTCILSRVYPTKAVGDKARLYVFNNGESDVKVTHLNAYEMRSVKISGDMELNI; this is translated from the exons ATGTATTACAAGGGCGTGTACCACCTGTTCTACCAATACAACCCGAAGGGCGCGGTGTGGGGTAACATCGTGTGGGCGCACGCCGTCTCGACGGACCTCGTCGACTGGGTCATGCTCCCGCCGGCAATCTACCCGACGGCGCCGTTCGACATCAATGGCTGCTGGTCGGGCTCCGCGACCGTGCTCCCGGACGGCACGCCGGTCATCATGTACACCGGCATCGATGACCAGGAGCGGCAAGTGCAGAACGTCGCGTACCCCAAGGACCTCTCCGACCCTTACCTTCGGGAGTGGGTGAAGCCGGACTACAACCCCGTCATCGCGCCGGGGCCTGAGGTGAACGCCACCGCGTTCCGTGACCCGACGACGGCGTGGCAGGGCCCCGACGGGCTCTGGAGGCTGGTGATCGGCACCAAGGACAACCACCGCGGCCTCGCGATGCTGTACCGCAGCAGAGACTTCAAGCGGTGGGGGCCCGCGCGCCGCGCGCTGCACTCCGGCGACACCGGCATGTGGGAGTGCCCAGACTTCTTTCCGGTCACCTTTCCTGGCGAGGGCGGCAATGGTGGCACAAAGCACGTGCTCAAGGTGAGCCTCGACCTGACGCGGTTCGAGTACTACACGTTCGGCCAGTACGACCACGCCACCGAGACGTACGTGCCGGACGCGGCGCTCGCCGACGGCAACGACGGGCTCCGGTACGACTACGGCAACTTCTACGCGTCCAAGACGTTCCTCGACACGGCGAAGCAGCGCCGCATCCTGTGGGGGTGGGCCAACGAGTCGGACTCCACCGCCGACGACGTCCGCAAGGGCTGGGCCGGCGTGCAGGCCGTCCCGAGGAAGGTCTGGCTCGCGCCGGACGGCAAGCAACTGATGCAGTGGCCGGTCACCGAGATCGAGTCCCTCCGCGGCGGCCACGTCAACGTCACGGACAGGCTCGTCAAGGCCGGGGAGCACTTCGAGGTCACGGGCGTCGCGTCGCCCGCGCAGGCCGACGTGGAGGCGTCGTTCGAGGTGATGGATCTGGACAAGGCCGAGCCGTTCGACCCGGCGTGGCGGACGGCCGACGCGCAGACGGTGTGCGCGGCCCGGGGCGCGGACGCCAAGGGCGGCGTCGGGCCGTTCGGGCTGTGGGTGCTCGCGTCCGACGAGTTTAAGGAGCGGACCGCCGTGTTCTTCAGGGTCTTCAAGGGCCGCGACGGCGGCAAGCACGTCGTCCTCATGTGCAACGACCCGTCCATGTCGTCGCACGCCGACAACCTCTACAGGCCGACCTTCGCCggcttcgtcgacgtcgacatCGCCAAGACCGGCGGCAAGATCCCTCTCAGGACTCTG GTTGACCACTCGGTGGTGGAGAGCTTTGGAGGCCACGGGAAGACGTGCATCCTGTCGAGGGTGTACCCGACCAAGGCCGTCGGCGACAAGGCGCGCCTCTACGTGTTCAACAACGGCGAGTCGGACGTCAAGGTCACCCACCTGAACGCGTACGAGATGCGGTCGGTGAAGATCAGTGGTGACATGGAGCTC